In Vibrio atlanticus, the following proteins share a genomic window:
- a CDS encoding TonB-dependent receptor domain-containing protein, translating into MIRKPLSVAVAVICTSLSANVLAQKEAQATDEQMVVTATRTEMALKQVPASMSVITAQDIEDSPGITLADIVAESTSVESDFDSTRAGRQMISIRGMDSDYTLIMVNGRRLSSASAIIRGNDFDLSTIPAESIERVEIIRGPMSALYGSDGMGGTINIITKAPENDWSSTINMDTSSPLDGDGGEEYSVGFTTSGALIYDELFARFSLNQTSRDAWQPYTGNGRENITALEERDTLSLLANLTWNMTDNQTIDLDLGYSDDKRDGLAEHATGSNLVDSNVVRNSQAITHSGFWNWGDTQVRYSRENVTDNDAADLGNNYSSDVEELTQIVEASATTYLGDSHTVTFGMDYQLSELTNKENLINGTSEAYQGALFVQDQWLMTEQLTATIGGRLDKHELYGEEFSPRVYLVHQTTDDLIIKGGVGKAFKAPSLTQNQADYTVNSCKGACDLYGNENLKPETSLNYEIAAIYNQPRWNVEGALFRNEINDLIDRDETYCENGGVFESGKGCADTSSSTGYVKGKRTYTNVSEAVVQGAELTGQFQITDEWGVSGNYTFLDTEDKSTGEELLERYKHSGLVKLNWSPTFDLNTFISARYRGERNIESDLTQDAYTTLNIGTVYNVNDSVRLRAGITNLTDEAVSQELESMGYVEEPRTYYVGMTADF; encoded by the coding sequence ATGATTCGTAAACCCCTTTCGGTCGCAGTAGCTGTTATTTGCACCTCACTATCGGCTAACGTGTTAGCGCAAAAAGAAGCGCAAGCGACAGATGAGCAAATGGTTGTTACGGCAACTCGTACTGAAATGGCTCTAAAACAAGTGCCAGCTTCAATGTCGGTTATCACCGCTCAAGACATCGAAGACAGCCCTGGAATCACTTTGGCTGACATCGTTGCAGAATCAACGAGTGTGGAATCTGATTTTGATAGCACACGTGCTGGCCGTCAGATGATCTCTATTCGTGGTATGGATTCAGACTATACGCTTATCATGGTGAATGGCCGTCGCTTAAGCTCTGCAAGTGCCATCATTCGTGGTAACGATTTCGATCTCTCGACTATTCCAGCTGAGTCAATCGAACGTGTTGAAATCATCCGCGGCCCAATGTCTGCACTTTACGGTTCAGATGGTATGGGTGGCACAATCAACATCATCACCAAAGCTCCAGAAAATGATTGGAGCTCAACGATTAACATGGACACTTCATCTCCATTAGACGGAGATGGTGGCGAAGAATATTCTGTTGGTTTTACCACGTCCGGTGCATTGATTTATGATGAGTTATTTGCGCGTTTTTCTTTAAATCAAACCTCGCGTGACGCATGGCAACCATATACAGGTAATGGTCGTGAGAATATTACCGCTCTAGAGGAACGCGACACTTTAAGTTTGCTTGCCAACCTGACATGGAATATGACAGACAATCAGACGATTGATTTGGACCTTGGCTATAGTGACGATAAACGTGATGGTTTAGCAGAACACGCTACAGGTTCGAACCTAGTGGATAGTAATGTTGTACGTAACAGTCAAGCGATTACACACAGCGGTTTTTGGAACTGGGGTGACACACAAGTTCGTTACTCTCGTGAAAACGTGACAGACAACGATGCCGCTGATCTAGGTAACAATTACAGTAGCGATGTAGAAGAGCTAACTCAAATAGTAGAAGCGTCAGCAACGACTTATCTCGGTGATAGTCACACCGTAACTTTTGGTATGGACTACCAGTTGAGCGAATTAACCAACAAAGAAAACTTGATCAACGGTACATCAGAAGCGTATCAAGGTGCTTTGTTTGTTCAAGACCAGTGGTTGATGACTGAACAACTCACCGCAACCATTGGTGGACGTTTAGATAAACACGAATTGTACGGTGAAGAATTCAGCCCGCGTGTGTACTTGGTTCACCAAACGACTGATGACCTCATCATCAAAGGCGGCGTGGGTAAGGCGTTTAAAGCGCCTTCGTTGACTCAAAACCAAGCCGACTACACAGTTAATAGCTGTAAGGGAGCGTGCGATTTATATGGCAACGAAAACCTGAAGCCTGAAACGAGCTTGAACTATGAAATTGCAGCAATATACAACCAACCACGTTGGAATGTTGAAGGTGCCTTGTTCCGCAACGAAATCAATGATCTTATTGATCGCGATGAAACGTACTGCGAGAACGGCGGAGTGTTTGAATCGGGTAAAGGGTGCGCAGACACTTCTAGCTCTACTGGCTATGTGAAAGGGAAGCGTACTTATACCAATGTATCTGAGGCGGTGGTTCAAGGTGCTGAACTTACGGGTCAATTCCAGATTACCGATGAGTGGGGCGTGTCTGGTAACTACACGTTCTTAGACACAGAAGATAAGTCAACGGGTGAAGAACTGCTTGAGCGTTACAAGCATTCAGGTTTAGTTAAACTGAACTGGAGCCCAACTTTCGATCTGAATACCTTTATTAGTGCGCGTTACCGTGGAGAGCGCAATATCGAAAGCGACTTAACGCAAGACGCATACACAACACTGAATATCGGTACGGTGTACAACGTTAATGATTCTGTTCGACTGCGCGCTGGTATCACTAACTTGACTGATGAAGCTGTATCACAAGAGCTAGAGAGTATGGGTTATGTTGAAGAGCCACGTACTTACTACGTAGGTATGACAGCGGACTTCTAA
- a CDS encoding LysR family transcriptional regulator, translating to MNLAQVDLNLLVILKHLLEEKHVSNTALALDMSQPTVSRSLQKLRTVFNDDLLVRAAYGYELTPKAEVIKQDLNSVLTRLEKLVHGDVFEPETSNSTVRFFGLVPQVSHLLPKVVAQIRQQAPNMVVDIDSIPKRHFEPLLSGDAHFVLSTHEPLSSEQNLYRMFVISRDYRLLMSKDHPLADKEITVDDLLSSQLGQISLQGDKKLSIESRFKDLGLIDKQRQLSIPIQLSNFNVAPDMAEATDIIFHLPTPFAQQAAKQRNLVCKRVPKAIRSPSEDVYLYWHKRFHNDPMCRWIRELFKETYS from the coding sequence ATGAATCTTGCCCAGGTCGACCTTAACCTACTCGTTATTCTTAAACACCTTCTTGAAGAGAAGCACGTATCAAACACAGCCTTGGCGTTGGACATGAGCCAACCGACGGTGAGTCGTTCACTACAAAAACTACGAACGGTATTCAACGATGACTTGTTAGTCCGCGCAGCCTATGGTTATGAGCTAACCCCGAAAGCAGAAGTCATCAAGCAAGACCTCAATTCTGTGCTCACACGCCTTGAGAAATTGGTCCATGGAGACGTATTTGAACCGGAGACGAGTAATAGTACCGTTCGGTTCTTTGGCTTGGTTCCTCAGGTTTCACACCTTTTGCCAAAAGTCGTGGCACAAATCCGCCAACAAGCGCCGAATATGGTTGTCGATATCGACTCGATTCCTAAACGACACTTTGAACCTCTGTTATCAGGTGATGCGCACTTTGTATTGTCGACGCATGAACCATTAAGTTCTGAACAAAACCTGTATCGAATGTTCGTAATCAGTCGCGATTATCGGTTATTAATGAGCAAAGACCACCCTCTGGCGGATAAAGAGATCACCGTTGATGATTTATTGAGTAGCCAACTCGGCCAGATCTCACTGCAAGGGGATAAGAAGCTCTCGATTGAAAGTCGTTTCAAAGATTTGGGCTTGATCGATAAGCAGCGTCAGCTATCGATACCGATTCAACTGTCTAACTTTAACGTCGCTCCAGATATGGCTGAAGCGACCGATATCATCTTTCACCTACCGACACCTTTCGCTCAACAAGCAGCAAAACAGAGAAACCTTGTTTGTAAACGCGTACCCAAAGCGATCAGGAGCCCATCAGAAGACGTATATCTCTACTGGCATAAACGTTTCCACAATGACCCTATGTGTCGTTGGATTCGTGAACTATTTAAAGAGACATACTCCTAA
- a CDS encoding acetyltransferase: protein MHYDVFNGDADGIIALLQLRLSEPRKSVLVTGVKRDIKLVSRVASQIIDPGTPNDVSSVTVLDVSMEKNLPALHSLLDANIDVFYCDHHRTGDVPTSEYLNTLIDTSAESCTSLLINQKLNGAHVAWAIAAAFGDNLKVVAAQLADENGFEQSQIEFLEELGTLVNYNGYGTSLSDLHFTPAELYQNLYQYPNPFDLMDDKDSVFYQLRAAYQNDRQQLSNLAPAYESAFARVFELPGETWARRISGVFGNEIVNQDPNRAQAVLTKNQDGESYTVSLRAPLSNRTGADEICSSFVTGGGRKAAAGINQLSELDRGNFISLLDAYYSPSVER from the coding sequence ATGCACTACGACGTATTCAATGGAGACGCAGACGGCATCATCGCGTTGTTACAACTGCGATTAAGTGAACCGAGAAAAAGCGTGCTCGTCACCGGTGTAAAGCGTGATATTAAGTTAGTTTCTCGAGTTGCCAGTCAAATCATAGATCCGGGCACTCCAAATGATGTATCTTCCGTTACCGTTCTTGATGTGTCGATGGAGAAGAACCTGCCAGCATTGCACTCACTGTTAGATGCCAACATCGATGTGTTTTACTGCGATCACCATCGAACAGGGGACGTGCCAACCTCTGAGTATTTAAACACTCTGATAGATACCTCGGCAGAGAGTTGCACGAGTTTATTGATTAACCAGAAGCTAAATGGTGCACACGTAGCTTGGGCAATCGCGGCGGCCTTTGGTGATAATTTAAAAGTAGTGGCCGCACAGTTAGCTGATGAAAATGGATTCGAACAATCACAAATTGAGTTCTTAGAAGAGTTAGGTACCTTGGTTAATTACAACGGCTACGGTACATCATTGAGCGATTTGCACTTCACGCCAGCTGAGCTCTACCAAAACCTTTATCAATATCCGAACCCGTTCGATCTTATGGATGACAAAGACTCGGTGTTCTATCAATTACGAGCGGCTTACCAGAATGACCGCCAGCAATTATCAAACCTTGCCCCTGCGTATGAAAGTGCGTTCGCACGTGTGTTTGAACTGCCCGGTGAGACTTGGGCAAGACGTATCAGCGGTGTATTTGGCAATGAGATCGTGAATCAAGATCCAAACCGAGCGCAAGCAGTATTAACGAAAAACCAAGATGGCGAATCTTATACTGTTAGCCTAAGAGCACCACTATCCAATAGAACAGGCGCAGATGAAATTTGCTCTAGCTTTGTAACTGGCGGAGGAAGAAAAGCAGCGGCTGGCATTAATCAACTTAGCGAACTTGATAGAGGGAATTTCATTTCACTGTTGGACGCTTATTATTCGCCGAGTGTTGAGCGCTAA
- a CDS encoding methyl-accepting chemotaxis protein, with the protein MISLLFTTSQFADTTAKMSEAKQITKELEVRLLNLRRNEKDFLLRSDLKYLDKFDVNYKKFLASESELNAVLNDLGLANSTHLREDIETYHTSFVNLVKASQVYGLARDKGLLGEFHAVLDNISASASAEQKIELYLFNDLIEKGEFDPSVLSITSNAGGSAALIEAARQVVDQKRVIGLKHNEGLLGQARTGSHVIETQFKEFSAVLDQQAQQEMDKLSLINNTLCVTLLVAIILFSWLIVRSIIGKIESLLTVIRNIVDSNDVSIRATENGKDELGKLGEYFNQLLDQLEGLIATSQSKSHQLTQSTSSMHDELESVIKQFEVQANHTSTMTTSVQEMVLTIGEISESTSVAAEGVHQAKVNADKGREVVVDTINNITQLSERLSSSQESISSLNHHVDQIGSAVNIIQGIAEQTNLLALNAAIEAARAGEQGRGFAVVADEVRALASRTHQSTTEITSVVTAIQSQMNASMTEIGECNQQGQLTLKDSEELDASLQLILSDMESIQGNSERIASAIEEQGAVMTQVSDSITELNTISNDNNASAQHCLVEVDKVAEQANDMDQAVAQFKTS; encoded by the coding sequence ATGATTTCATTGTTGTTTACCACATCTCAATTTGCGGACACCACCGCTAAAATGAGCGAAGCCAAACAAATTACCAAAGAACTTGAAGTGCGACTGCTAAACCTTCGTCGTAACGAGAAAGATTTCTTACTTCGCAGTGATCTGAAATACCTCGACAAGTTCGACGTAAATTACAAAAAATTCTTAGCGTCTGAATCTGAGCTTAATGCTGTGCTGAATGATCTGGGTTTGGCCAACAGTACGCATTTGCGTGAAGATATCGAAACGTACCACACAAGCTTTGTTAACCTTGTTAAAGCCAGCCAAGTGTATGGACTAGCACGAGACAAAGGATTGTTAGGGGAATTTCATGCTGTACTCGATAACATAAGTGCTTCAGCAAGCGCCGAGCAAAAAATTGAGCTGTATCTCTTCAATGATTTGATCGAGAAGGGTGAGTTCGACCCAAGTGTTCTGTCTATTACTTCTAATGCGGGTGGCTCAGCTGCTTTGATAGAAGCAGCTCGTCAAGTCGTAGATCAGAAACGAGTGATAGGGTTAAAACATAACGAAGGGTTACTAGGACAAGCGCGTACAGGTTCGCACGTTATCGAGACTCAATTCAAAGAATTCTCGGCCGTGTTAGATCAACAGGCACAGCAAGAGATGGATAAACTATCGCTGATCAACAACACCCTTTGCGTCACACTGTTAGTGGCGATCATTCTATTCAGCTGGTTAATCGTACGTTCAATCATCGGTAAGATTGAATCTCTACTTACTGTGATCCGTAATATTGTCGATTCGAACGACGTGTCTATTCGTGCGACGGAGAATGGCAAAGACGAACTCGGTAAGCTAGGCGAATACTTCAATCAACTGCTAGATCAGCTTGAAGGGTTGATTGCAACGTCTCAATCTAAGTCACATCAATTGACACAAAGTACGTCGAGCATGCATGACGAGCTAGAATCGGTCATCAAACAGTTCGAAGTTCAAGCAAACCACACCTCAACAATGACAACTTCAGTGCAAGAGATGGTACTGACTATTGGGGAAATATCAGAAAGTACATCGGTTGCGGCTGAAGGCGTTCATCAAGCGAAAGTGAATGCCGACAAAGGTCGTGAAGTGGTGGTTGATACCATCAATAACATTACCCAGTTGTCTGAACGCCTTTCAAGTAGCCAAGAGTCGATTAGTTCTTTGAATCACCATGTCGATCAAATTGGGAGTGCCGTTAACATTATCCAAGGTATAGCGGAACAGACTAATCTATTGGCACTGAACGCAGCCATTGAAGCCGCTCGTGCTGGTGAGCAAGGTCGTGGCTTCGCAGTTGTTGCGGATGAAGTCCGAGCGTTAGCAAGCAGAACGCACCAATCAACCACTGAAATCACCAGTGTAGTCACTGCAATCCAGAGCCAAATGAATGCTTCTATGACAGAGATTGGCGAGTGTAACCAGCAAGGCCAGCTGACACTTAAAGATTCAGAAGAACTGGATGCAAGCTTGCAACTGATCTTGAGTGATATGGAAAGTATTCAAGGCAACTCAGAACGTATTGCTTCAGCGATTGAAGAGCAGGGCGCTGTAATGACGCAAGTGAGTGACTCAATTACTGAGTTGAATACCATCTCGAATGATAACAACGCTTCGGCGCAGCATTGCTTGGTCGAAGTCGATAAAGTAGCTGAGCAAGCGAACGATATGGATCAAGCGGTAGCACAGTTCAAGACGTCATAA
- a CDS encoding MarR family winged helix-turn-helix transcriptional regulator, whose product MRNIEQLNQILTEFYDKMSSWEQSVVKETGYSLAQVHTIEVLGMHGALRMKELAEKLGITTGTLTVQIEKLVKAELIERHEHPTDRRAIVVALTDEGQKIHVHHNQLHLNLVNELTQDIEEDEKVVLLKCLSKMVKAF is encoded by the coding sequence ATGCGAAATATAGAACAGCTTAACCAAATACTGACTGAGTTCTACGATAAAATGTCTTCGTGGGAGCAGTCTGTTGTCAAAGAGACGGGTTACTCCCTGGCTCAAGTACACACTATTGAAGTACTTGGTATGCATGGCGCGTTAAGAATGAAAGAGCTCGCTGAAAAGCTGGGCATCACCACGGGTACATTGACCGTTCAAATCGAAAAGCTGGTTAAAGCCGAATTGATTGAACGCCATGAACACCCAACGGATCGTCGTGCAATCGTGGTTGCTCTAACTGATGAGGGGCAGAAGATTCATGTTCACCACAATCAGCTTCACTTGAACCTAGTTAATGAATTAACGCAAGACATCGAAGAAGATGAGAAAGTGGTATTACTGAAGTGCCTATCTAAGATGGTAAAAGCGTTTTAG
- the dmeF gene encoding CDF family Co(II)/Ni(II) efflux transporter DmeF translates to MSFPTRHQHNFSSHNSQGEKRTLYVLLLTVVTMVVEIVAGTIYGSMALLADGWHMGTHAAAFGITLFAYRYAKKHAESERFSFGTGKVSVLGGYTSAIALGIVSLLMLVESVHRLFNPQAIQFNEAIIVACIGLTVNVVSMFLLSDHHHDHGHEHGHDHSNNHSNNHSKNHGHSHSHDHDSDHNHKHGEHHHDHNLRAAYMHVLADTLTSLLAIVALLFGKFYGWNWLDAAMGMVGAFVIAKWTMNLMKQTSPILLDENIDQDYRDSVTETLTPYASVTDFHMWKVSGHHYSAAITLESNSDKTVSEYKQMLSKFDKINHLTLEVHSNDHAKYRTA, encoded by the coding sequence TTGAGTTTTCCAACACGTCACCAACACAACTTTTCTTCACATAACAGCCAAGGTGAGAAACGCACGCTTTATGTCTTGTTATTGACCGTCGTTACTATGGTTGTCGAGATCGTTGCGGGTACTATTTATGGTTCAATGGCATTGCTTGCCGATGGTTGGCACATGGGAACGCATGCTGCAGCGTTTGGTATCACCTTATTTGCATACCGATATGCGAAGAAACATGCCGAGAGTGAACGTTTCTCGTTTGGTACTGGCAAAGTCAGCGTGTTAGGGGGCTACACCAGCGCGATTGCATTGGGTATTGTGTCATTATTGATGCTGGTGGAATCAGTGCATCGTTTATTTAACCCACAAGCGATTCAGTTCAATGAAGCGATCATCGTTGCCTGTATTGGTTTAACTGTGAATGTGGTGAGTATGTTTTTACTCAGCGATCACCATCATGATCACGGACACGAGCATGGCCACGATCATAGTAACAATCATAGTAACAATCATAGTAAGAATCACGGTCATTCACATAGCCATGATCACGACAGCGACCATAATCATAAGCATGGTGAGCACCATCATGACCATAACCTACGCGCAGCCTACATGCATGTGTTGGCGGATACGTTGACTTCACTGTTGGCCATTGTTGCGCTGCTGTTTGGTAAGTTTTACGGTTGGAACTGGTTAGATGCAGCAATGGGAATGGTTGGCGCATTTGTGATTGCTAAGTGGACGATGAACCTTATGAAACAAACCAGTCCAATCCTGCTTGATGAGAATATCGACCAAGATTATCGCGACTCAGTGACCGAAACCTTAACGCCTTATGCGTCGGTCACCGATTTCCATATGTGGAAGGTGAGTGGGCATCACTATTCAGCAGCAATTACTCTTGAATCAAACAGTGATAAAACCGTGTCTGAATATAAACAAATGCTCTCCAAGTTTGATAAGATTAATCATCTTACTCTTGAAGTGCATTCAAACGACCATGCGAAATATAGAACAGCTTAA
- a CDS encoding LysR family transcriptional regulator produces MMLDINLLKTFVTLAEYKHFGKAANALHMTQPNVSLHLKQLEQQTRIKLIERSPFQLTQAGERLLETSQRTLLELQICQADLNAINDLKIGTLTIAVSDIISRFLLIRPFQKFKAQYPGIDLTLLNTTSSQASSLVKNAQADLGFVIAKEQHNESLYFTKLQELSWCALGDGLDMQYSDSKTGNEVKGDDIETELTLILLGHDTRTRDFIDEGLPSLNLPNHRVMEVGSVDAQIDWAEAGFGVAIIPEFAISTKQHLNSKVTPLTNFSSTSLGYIVRQNQVLSKATKQLLGWVNDEIISLQNK; encoded by the coding sequence ATGATGCTCGATATTAATTTGTTGAAGACGTTTGTGACGCTAGCGGAATATAAGCATTTCGGAAAAGCAGCCAACGCACTGCATATGACACAACCCAATGTGAGTTTGCACCTAAAACAACTGGAACAACAAACACGCATCAAGTTGATAGAGCGAAGTCCGTTTCAACTGACTCAAGCAGGTGAAAGGTTACTAGAGACAAGTCAAAGAACGTTACTCGAACTGCAGATTTGTCAGGCCGATCTCAACGCCATTAACGACCTCAAAATAGGCACGTTAACTATTGCCGTGAGCGACATCATTTCTCGATTCTTGCTAATTCGTCCTTTCCAGAAGTTCAAAGCGCAGTATCCCGGTATTGACCTTACGCTCTTGAATACCACCTCATCTCAGGCATCGAGTTTAGTTAAGAATGCTCAGGCGGATCTTGGCTTTGTTATCGCAAAAGAGCAGCACAATGAGTCGTTGTATTTCACAAAGCTTCAAGAGCTTTCATGGTGTGCGTTAGGCGATGGCCTAGACATGCAATACTCTGATAGCAAGACAGGAAACGAGGTTAAAGGTGACGATATAGAGACAGAACTCACCTTGATTCTACTTGGCCACGATACGAGAACCCGTGACTTCATTGATGAAGGTTTACCAAGCCTTAATCTACCCAATCATAGAGTCATGGAAGTAGGGAGTGTCGATGCTCAAATCGACTGGGCAGAAGCTGGGTTTGGTGTCGCCATCATTCCTGAGTTTGCGATATCCACCAAGCAGCATTTGAATTCAAAGGTTACGCCATTGACCAATTTCTCTAGCACCAGCCTTGGCTATATCGTGAGGCAGAACCAAGTCTTGTCTAAAGCGACCAAGCAGTTATTAGGCTGGGTGAATGATGAGATTATTTCATTACAAAACAAATAA
- a CDS encoding adenylosuccinate synthase: MPSIVVVGANWGDEGKGRIVDFLADQASASIRFQGGNNAGHTVVNDFGTFKLHQLPSGIFNPDCTAVLGPGMVISPAALTEEIAEVQAAGIKVKMAISDRATLCLPLHALEDTLEEERLGDGAYGSTRQGIAPAYGDRVMKKGILVGWLNQPEILEQRIQFLLDWKMPQLKALYPQCDFTQTASEMTEWLLEVTKTWRPFICNVTEPLKALQSQDANLLFEAQLGAGRDLVYGEYPWTTSSNVTAAYAGIGSGLPALRPERVIAVAKSFSSSVGTGTLVTAMEEQDSFRESSNEYGATTGRPRDMGYFDAVATRNGVDLQAATEIALTKIDCLSGLSELKICTAYSGEHTENPIWPQTAELKPVYEDMAGWDEDITGCRTFESLPQAAQDYVTRIEELMGVPIVMVSVGPEREQMIIRG, from the coding sequence ATGCCATCTATTGTTGTTGTAGGCGCAAACTGGGGCGACGAAGGCAAAGGCCGTATCGTTGATTTTTTAGCAGACCAAGCTTCTGCTAGCATTCGCTTTCAAGGCGGAAACAATGCCGGCCATACCGTAGTAAACGACTTCGGTACATTCAAACTGCACCAACTACCAAGTGGTATTTTTAACCCTGACTGTACAGCGGTTCTTGGCCCTGGCATGGTGATCAGCCCTGCAGCGCTAACTGAAGAGATCGCAGAAGTACAAGCGGCGGGCATCAAAGTGAAGATGGCGATTTCAGATCGCGCAACACTGTGTCTACCTTTGCACGCGCTTGAAGATACACTTGAAGAAGAACGTTTAGGCGATGGCGCTTATGGCTCAACACGTCAAGGTATTGCACCAGCGTACGGCGATCGTGTGATGAAGAAAGGTATTCTTGTGGGTTGGCTGAATCAACCTGAGATTTTAGAGCAACGCATTCAATTCCTGCTTGATTGGAAGATGCCTCAACTTAAGGCTCTATACCCTCAATGTGATTTCACTCAAACAGCTTCTGAAATGACAGAATGGCTACTTGAAGTAACTAAAACGTGGCGCCCGTTCATTTGCAACGTAACTGAGCCGCTTAAAGCACTGCAATCACAAGACGCGAACCTACTGTTTGAAGCTCAGCTAGGTGCAGGCCGTGACCTTGTTTACGGTGAATACCCTTGGACGACATCTTCTAATGTAACCGCAGCTTACGCGGGTATCGGTAGTGGCTTACCTGCCCTTCGCCCCGAGCGAGTTATTGCTGTTGCTAAATCGTTCAGCTCGTCTGTTGGTACTGGCACGCTAGTAACAGCAATGGAAGAGCAAGACAGCTTCCGTGAAAGCTCTAACGAGTACGGTGCAACCACGGGTCGCCCACGTGATATGGGTTACTTTGATGCGGTAGCAACTCGCAACGGCGTTGACCTACAAGCCGCGACTGAAATCGCACTGACTAAGATAGACTGCCTGTCTGGTTTGTCTGAACTTAAGATCTGTACGGCTTACTCAGGTGAACACACTGAAAACCCGATTTGGCCACAAACGGCTGAGCTTAAGCCTGTATATGAAGATATGGCAGGTTGGGATGAAGACATCACTGGCTGCCGCACGTTTGAGAGTCTTCCTCAAGCAGCACAAGATTACGTAACTCGTATCGAAGAGTTGATGGGTGTTCCAATTGTAATGGTATCGGTAGGTCCAGAGCGCGAGCAAATGATCATTCGAGGTTAG